CTGCCGAGTGTTCCCAAACATATTTTATTGTATGAATATTTCGGTTGGGAAATTCCAATACTGGCGCATCTCCCGCTTTTGTTGAATGCCGACCGTAGCAAATTAAGCAAACGGCAGGGGGATGTGGCTGTCGAAGATTATAAGACAAAAGGATATCTGAAAGAAGGTTTACTTAACTTTGTAGCTTTCCTCGGATGGAATCCAGGCGATGAACGAGAAATTTTTTCACTTGATGAATTAGTGAAAGAGTTCTCTCTCGAACGCGTTGGTAAAGCCGGCGCTATATTCAATATAGAAAAACTCAACTGGATAAATCTCCAACACATTCATCAAAAATCGAATGAAGATTTAGTTCCGATATTGAAAGACATTTTAGTAAATTCTAAATACAAAGATTTGAATTTATCGGATGAGTATTTAGCAAATGTAATCGGTGCAATGCGTGTTAGAATAAATTATGTCTCAGGTATTTTAGAAAAAAGCAGCTACTTCTTTGAACAACCGCAGTCGTATGATGATACTGTATTAAAAAAGCATTGGAAACAAGAAACCCCGAACCAATTGTCTAAATTAATAAAGGAATATTCACTTCTGCAAAATCCAACAAAAGAGGATTACGAATCAACCCTTAAAAAGACTGCAGAACAGTTGGGTATCGGAGCCGGCAAACTGATTCATCCGACACGATTATCTGTGTCGGGAGTGGGTGAAGGTCCTGGACTTTACGATATTCTTTTTATATTAGGCAAAGAAGAAGTTACTACGAGAATCGAAACAGCAATCAATAAAATAAAAATTTGAAAATGAGTAACGAAAAAAATAAAATCGAGAACAACGGCGAAACTGCTGCTCGAACAAATTTTATACGCGAAATTATTAATGAAGATTTGCAGACTGACAAATATAACGGAAGAGTCCATACTCGTTTCCCTCCTGAACCTAACGGATATTTGCACATCGGTCATGCTAAATCGATTTGCTTAAACTTCGGAATAGCACGCGACTATAATGGACTGTGTAATTTGCGTTTCGATGATACAAATCCGAGCAAAGAAGATGTTGAATATGTGGATTCGATTAAAGAAGATGTTCATTGGTTAGGATTCAATTGGAAGGATAGAGAATATTATGCCTCTGATTATTTTGAACAGTTGTATGAGTACGCTGTTCAACTGATTAATAAAGGGAAAGCTTACGTATGCGATTTAACTGCCGATGAAATACGCGATTATCGCGGAACTCTTACTGAACCCGGTAAAGATAGTCCGTTTAGAAATCGTCCTGTCGAGGAAAATATGATTTTATTTACCCGTATGCGTCAAGGTGAGTTTGCCGACGGCTCAAAAACACTGCGTGCCAAAATAGATATGT
The Bacteroidota bacterium DNA segment above includes these coding regions:
- the gltX gene encoding glutamate--tRNA ligase → MISETIRVRFAPSPTGYLHVGGLRTALYNYLFARQNNGVFILRIEDTDRTRYVEGAVENLIDTLRWAGLEFDEGPKKGGNSGPYIQSERLDIYRKYAEQLVQECKAYYCFCTSERLEKMRDDLEGTGAFAKYDKTCSKLSESDIEKNLADGTSYVIRMKVPENRIIKFHDLIREEVEIASDLTDEQVLIKSDGYPTYHLANVVDDHLMRVTHVIRGEEWLPSVPKHILLYEYFGWEIPILAHLPLLLNADRSKLSKRQGDVAVEDYKTKGYLKEGLLNFVAFLGWNPGDEREIFSLDELVKEFSLERVGKAGAIFNIEKLNWINLQHIHQKSNEDLVPILKDILVNSKYKDLNLSDEYLANVIGAMRVRINYVSGILEKSSYFFEQPQSYDDTVLKKHWKQETPNQLSKLIKEYSLLQNPTKEDYESTLKKTAEQLGIGAGKLIHPTRLSVSGVGEGPGLYDILFILGKEEVTTRIETAINKIKI